The following proteins are co-located in the Acanthochromis polyacanthus isolate Apoly-LR-REF ecotype Palm Island chromosome 7, KAUST_Apoly_ChrSc, whole genome shotgun sequence genome:
- the ube2d4 gene encoding ubiquitin-conjugating enzyme E2 D4, which yields MALKRIQKELSDLQRDPPAQCSAGPVGDDLFHWQATIMGPSDSPYQSGVFFLTIHFPTDYPFKPPKVAFTTKIYHPNINSNGSICLDILRSQWSPALTVSKVLLSICSLLCDPNPDDPLVPEIAHTYKADREKYNKLAREWTQKYAM from the exons ATGGCGTTGAAAAGAATTCAGAAG GAACTGTCAGACCTGCAGAGGGACCCTCCTGCCCAGTGCTCTGCTGGGCCAGTCGGAGATGATT tgtttcattGGCAGGCAACAATAATGGGACCG AGTGACAGCCCATATCAGAGTGGAGTGTTTTTCCTCACCATTCACTTCCCGACAGATTACCCATTCAAACCACCAAAA GTTGCattcacaacaaaaatatacCACCCGAATATCAACAGCAATGGGAGTATTTGTCTGGACATACTGAGGTCACAGTGGTCACCTGCACTTACAGTATCAAAAG TATTATTGTCTATCTGCTCTCTTCTTTGTGATCCAAACCCGGATGACCCACTGGTACCAGAGATCGCCCATACGTACAAGGCTGACAGAGAAAA GTACAACAAATTAGCGAGAGAATGGACACAGAAGTATGCAATGTGA